A stretch of the Actinomyces faecalis genome encodes the following:
- the aroC gene encoding chorismate synthase, translating to MLRWTTAGESHGQALTALMEGVPAGLEITSEQISRALARRRLGHGRGARQAFEADELTILGGVRHGRTIGSPVALQIGNSEWPKWSVVMSPDPVAPSALLVDAGTGDEREIARNRPLTRPRPGHADLSGILKYDLPDARSVLERASARETAARVALGAVAGAVLSQVAGIRLVSHVVRVGGVALADDVKRPTPDDEERLSADPVRCTDPATSAAMVAEIDTARKAGDTLGGVVEVIATGVPVGLGTYVEADRRLDARLAGALMGIQAVKGVEIGDGFAEAARRGSAAHDEILAVDGGRLERASNRAGGIEGGTSNGAPVVVRAAYKPISTVPHALRTVDLADGSASTGLHQRSDTTAVVPGAVIAEAMVALVLAQALLEKTGGDSVAEARRNLEAYLAHVADRTQW from the coding sequence ATGCTGCGATGGACGACCGCCGGTGAGTCACACGGCCAGGCCCTGACCGCCCTCATGGAAGGCGTGCCCGCGGGCCTGGAGATCACGAGCGAGCAGATCAGCCGCGCCCTGGCACGTCGGCGCCTGGGGCACGGACGTGGTGCTCGTCAGGCCTTTGAGGCTGACGAGCTGACCATCCTGGGCGGAGTGCGTCACGGCCGCACGATCGGGTCGCCGGTGGCGCTGCAGATCGGGAACTCTGAGTGGCCCAAGTGGTCGGTCGTGATGAGCCCTGACCCCGTCGCCCCCTCGGCCCTGCTCGTGGACGCCGGCACCGGGGACGAGCGCGAGATCGCGCGCAATCGCCCCCTCACACGCCCGCGCCCGGGGCACGCGGACCTGTCCGGCATCCTCAAGTACGACCTGCCGGACGCCCGTTCCGTGCTGGAGAGGGCCTCAGCGCGTGAGACTGCCGCCCGGGTGGCACTGGGAGCGGTGGCGGGGGCGGTCCTCAGCCAGGTGGCCGGGATCCGGCTGGTCAGCCACGTGGTGCGCGTGGGCGGCGTGGCTCTTGCGGACGACGTCAAGCGACCGACCCCGGACGACGAGGAGCGCCTGAGCGCCGACCCGGTGCGCTGCACCGACCCGGCCACGAGCGCAGCCATGGTGGCCGAGATCGATACGGCCAGGAAGGCCGGGGACACCCTGGGAGGGGTCGTTGAGGTCATTGCCACCGGGGTGCCGGTAGGCCTGGGCACCTACGTCGAGGCCGACCGGCGCCTGGACGCTCGCCTGGCCGGTGCGCTCATGGGGATCCAGGCGGTCAAGGGCGTGGAGATCGGCGACGGCTTCGCCGAGGCCGCCCGGCGGGGCAGTGCTGCTCATGACGAGATCCTGGCCGTGGACGGGGGACGGCTGGAGCGCGCCTCCAACCGTGCCGGTGGTATCGAGGGCGGGACCTCCAACGGCGCGCCGGTCGTGGTGCGAGCCGCCTACAAGCCGATCTCGACCGTGCCCCACGCCCTGCGCACGGTGGACCTGGCTGACGGCTCGGCGTCGACGGGTCTGCACCAGCGCTCGGACACGACCGCCGTCGTCCCCGGCGCCGTCATCGCCGAGGCGATGGTGGCGCTGGTCCTGGCACAGGCCCTGCTGGAGAAGACCGGCGGGGACTCGGTAGCCGAGGCCCGGCGTAACCTGGAGGCCTACCTCGCGCACGTGGCAGACAGGACGCAGTGGTGA
- a CDS encoding shikimate dehydrogenase, whose translation MSVSTRHRAAVIGQPVAHSLSPVLHEAAYADLGLADWRYTSRDVAPGELEEVLAALGAPAGEGPTWEGLSVTMPHKQRLLTLVDVVDPLAQTVGAANTVVAQRSGTGPALLAAFNTDVAGIVGAFRDAAPSEPLRDGGSLTAFVLGSGATACSALAALTELGAARVVVAARHHAGPGRALAAAHRMGLEIETITWRPDDPASCREVAQALAQARLAVSTLPARGADPLVPALRERLEALGLRGGATLLDVVYDPWPTALATAWQQGGGTVAAGWLMLLHQAVPQVRLMTGHLPDVAVMRRAVTQALERR comes from the coding sequence CTGAGCGTGAGCACACGGCACAGGGCGGCAGTGATCGGCCAGCCCGTGGCACACTCGTTGTCCCCGGTCCTCCACGAGGCTGCCTATGCCGACCTGGGGCTGGCGGACTGGCGGTACACCAGCCGTGACGTGGCTCCGGGTGAGCTGGAGGAGGTCCTGGCCGCCCTCGGCGCGCCCGCGGGTGAGGGGCCGACCTGGGAGGGCCTGAGCGTGACGATGCCGCACAAGCAGCGGCTGCTCACGCTGGTCGACGTCGTCGACCCCCTGGCCCAGACGGTAGGGGCTGCTAACACGGTCGTCGCCCAGCGCTCGGGCACCGGCCCCGCCCTGCTGGCCGCCTTCAACACGGACGTGGCCGGGATCGTGGGTGCCTTCCGCGACGCAGCGCCCTCTGAGCCGCTCCGGGACGGCGGTAGCCTGACCGCCTTCGTGCTCGGCTCGGGGGCGACGGCGTGCTCGGCGCTGGCTGCTCTCACCGAGCTGGGCGCGGCACGAGTGGTCGTCGCCGCACGTCACCACGCGGGCCCGGGCCGGGCCCTGGCGGCAGCGCACCGCATGGGCCTGGAGATCGAGACCATCACCTGGCGGCCGGACGACCCTGCCTCCTGCCGGGAGGTCGCCCAGGCCCTGGCCCAGGCACGGCTGGCGGTCTCGACCCTGCCGGCTCGCGGGGCCGACCCGCTGGTGCCGGCCCTGCGGGAGCGCCTGGAGGCGCTGGGCCTGCGTGGCGGCGCCACGCTGCTCGACGTCGTCTACGACCCCTGGCCCACGGCCCTGGCGACCGCCTGGCAGCAGGGCGGCGGCACGGTGGCAGCGGGCTGGCTCATGCTGCTCCACCAGGCCGTGCCGCAGGTGCGGCTCATGACCGGGCACCTGCCGGACGTGGCGGTCATGCGCCGGGCTGTCACCCAGGCGCTGGAGCGCCGGTAG
- the mltG gene encoding endolytic transglycosylase MltG, with product MSQDDFFATLGEDEAEPSSAPRQARPGRRERNRQREHERRRRRRRALISTLVLVLVLAGVGFVAYQALGVVKDARAGSSSVSDYTGAGSGEVVVTIPEGASGSEIGQILKDAGVVATVGAFTDAYAANSNASKIQAGTYTLRLQMSAANAVAALLDPASRSDHTLTIPEGYTTAQVKDRLVSVAGFTSEEVDSAFADATGIGLPEVAGGQVEGWLAPSTYDVPEDATATDVVGAMVSLTVSRLQSAGVAEADYETVLIKASIVEREAASVSYYGQVARVIENRLADTEGETKGRLQMDSTVLYGLGRTGGIPTADEVADASNPYNTYQHEGLPPGPISNPGLEAIQGVINPPPGDWLYFVTVNLDTGETLFSATHEEQVRNTEQLTAWCEEHAETCSGQSTTSSGS from the coding sequence ATGAGCCAGGACGACTTCTTCGCCACGCTGGGCGAGGACGAGGCAGAGCCGTCATCTGCTCCACGTCAGGCCCGCCCCGGGCGCAGGGAGCGCAACCGGCAGCGGGAGCACGAGCGTCGCCGACGCCGTCGACGTGCGCTCATCAGCACCCTGGTCCTGGTGCTGGTCCTGGCCGGCGTCGGTTTCGTGGCCTACCAGGCGCTGGGTGTGGTCAAGGACGCCAGGGCGGGCTCGAGCTCGGTCTCGGACTACACCGGTGCCGGAAGCGGCGAGGTCGTCGTGACCATCCCTGAGGGAGCCTCTGGCAGCGAGATCGGCCAGATCCTCAAGGACGCCGGAGTGGTGGCGACGGTAGGCGCGTTCACCGACGCCTACGCCGCGAACTCCAACGCGTCCAAGATCCAGGCCGGCACCTACACGCTGCGCCTGCAGATGTCCGCGGCCAACGCGGTGGCCGCGCTGCTGGACCCTGCCTCGCGCTCGGACCACACCCTGACCATCCCGGAGGGCTACACGACGGCGCAGGTCAAGGACCGCCTGGTCTCGGTCGCGGGATTCACCTCGGAGGAGGTTGACTCCGCCTTCGCCGACGCCACCGGCATCGGCCTGCCTGAGGTCGCCGGCGGCCAGGTCGAGGGCTGGCTGGCCCCCTCGACCTACGACGTGCCGGAGGACGCCACGGCGACCGACGTCGTGGGCGCCATGGTGAGCCTGACCGTCTCCCGCCTGCAGTCGGCGGGCGTGGCTGAGGCTGACTACGAGACGGTGCTCATCAAGGCCTCGATCGTCGAGCGTGAGGCAGCCTCCGTCAGCTACTACGGACAGGTGGCCAGGGTCATCGAGAACCGGCTGGCGGACACCGAGGGCGAGACCAAGGGTCGGCTGCAGATGGACTCCACCGTCCTCTACGGGCTCGGACGCACCGGAGGCATCCCTACCGCTGACGAGGTCGCCGACGCCTCCAACCCCTACAACACCTACCAGCACGAGGGACTGCCACCTGGTCCCATCTCCAACCCCGGTCTGGAGGCGATCCAGGGAGTCATCAACCCTCCGCCCGGTGACTGGCTGTACTTCGTCACGGTCAACCTGGACACGGGCGAGACCCTCTTCTCCGCCACCCACGAGGAGCAGGTGAGGAACACCGAGCAGCTGACGGCCTGGTGCGAGGAGCACGCCGAGACCTGCTCCGGGCAGTCGACGACCAGCAGCGGGAGCTGA
- the ruvX gene encoding Holliday junction resolvase RuvX: MRRGSRLAFDVGKARVGVARCDADAILAVPERTLSRDRYGADLDEAADLVEEHGAVEVVVGLPVQLGGGSSSSTRDARRWARDLAGLVSPVPVRMVDERLSTVTAHRALHDSGRHAKDFRSVVDQAAAVVILEQALETERRTGQPAGRLVAPSQRGGL; this comes from the coding sequence GTGCGCCGGGGAAGCAGACTCGCCTTCGACGTCGGCAAGGCCCGCGTCGGCGTCGCCCGCTGTGACGCCGACGCGATCCTTGCCGTCCCGGAGCGCACGCTGTCACGGGACCGCTACGGCGCCGACCTGGATGAGGCAGCGGACCTTGTTGAGGAGCACGGGGCCGTCGAGGTCGTCGTCGGCCTGCCTGTGCAGCTGGGGGGAGGGAGCTCCTCCTCGACCCGTGACGCCCGCCGCTGGGCCCGGGACCTGGCAGGACTGGTCAGCCCGGTCCCCGTACGGATGGTTGACGAGCGCCTGAGCACGGTGACCGCGCACCGGGCCCTGCACGACTCAGGACGCCACGCCAAGGACTTCCGCTCGGTTGTTGACCAGGCCGCGGCTGTCGTTATCCTCGAGCAAGCCCTGGAGACCGAACGCAGGACGGGCCAGCCGGCAGGCAGGCTCGTCGCGCCCAGCCAGAGAGGTGGACTATGA
- the alaS gene encoding alanine--tRNA ligase, translating to MRTSEIRSRWLDYFASQGHEIRPSVSLVSPEPSILFTVAGMVPFIPYILGTEQAPWPRAASVQKCIRTNDIDNVGRTTRHGTFFQMNGNFSFGDYFKEGAISYAWDLLTGPRSEGRYGLDGDRLWMTIWERDEVSLHHLTKVIGVPEQHVQKLPFEEISWSTGQPGPAGACCEIHYDRGAEYGPDGGPVVDTQGDRFLEIWNLVFDEFLRGEGEGHDFELVGQLDQTAIDTGAGLERLAFIMQDKPNMYEIDEVYPVIAAAEAMSGKRYGLGAAGPSAGEAYEDDVRMRVVADHVRSALMLIGDGVRPGNDGRGYVLRRLIRRAVRSMRLLGVRDAAMPTLLTASKDVMKLSYPELETGWEQICEVAYAEEDAFRRTLAAGTTILDTAVAAAKEKAKDSGTKPVVPGSVAFELHDTSGFPIDLTLEMAAEQGVEVDELAFRNLMAEQKERARADARAKKAGHADIRAFQEIEKAMGGGSTFLGYTESSAEASVTGLLVDGVPQPAVTAPAEVEVVLDRTPFYAEMGGQLADQGVIRLADGGVVEVVDVQAPIRGLSVHRGRLTEGTIALGERAYAEIDSARRLAIARAHTATHMVYAGLRQVVNEHADQAGSENSPSRLRFDFRHGSALSAGQVGDIEALVNDTLAQDLVVRTDVMSLDEARQAGAIALFGEKYGTEVRVVTIGDGFDKELCGGTHVPSTGHIGRVAVLGESSIGSGVRRIDALVGEGAYDFQAREHALVSQVTALVGGRADELPERIASLMTRLKDAEKKLAAAEQAAMVAKAAEVADGAARVGGYVLASASLGPVGSADALRSLVLDVRQRLGDSEPAVVAVGGVSGERPLIIVATNAAAREQGAKAGDLVRAGAKVLGGGGGGKPDVAQGGGQDASRLSQALDVVAQALSA from the coding sequence ATGCGTACCTCCGAGATCCGCTCACGCTGGCTGGACTACTTCGCCTCGCAGGGCCACGAGATCCGTCCCTCGGTCTCGCTGGTCTCCCCGGAGCCCTCCATCCTCTTCACCGTCGCCGGCATGGTGCCCTTCATCCCCTACATCCTGGGTACGGAGCAGGCGCCCTGGCCCCGTGCGGCCTCGGTGCAGAAGTGCATCCGCACCAACGACATCGACAACGTCGGCCGCACCACCCGTCACGGCACGTTCTTCCAGATGAACGGCAACTTCTCCTTCGGGGACTACTTCAAGGAGGGGGCGATCTCCTACGCCTGGGACCTGCTGACCGGGCCCCGGTCCGAGGGGAGGTACGGACTGGACGGGGACCGTCTGTGGATGACGATCTGGGAGAGGGACGAGGTCTCCCTCCACCACCTGACCAAGGTCATCGGCGTGCCGGAGCAGCACGTCCAGAAGCTTCCCTTCGAGGAGATCTCCTGGTCCACCGGCCAGCCCGGACCGGCTGGAGCCTGCTGCGAGATCCACTACGACCGCGGTGCCGAGTACGGTCCTGACGGCGGACCGGTGGTCGACACCCAGGGTGACCGCTTCCTGGAGATCTGGAACCTCGTCTTCGACGAGTTCCTGCGCGGGGAGGGCGAGGGCCACGACTTCGAGCTGGTGGGCCAGCTCGACCAGACCGCCATCGACACCGGTGCGGGTCTGGAGCGGCTGGCCTTCATCATGCAGGACAAGCCCAACATGTACGAGATCGACGAGGTCTACCCCGTCATCGCTGCCGCTGAGGCCATGAGCGGCAAGCGCTACGGCCTGGGCGCGGCCGGTCCCAGCGCGGGCGAGGCCTACGAGGACGACGTGCGCATGCGCGTGGTGGCTGACCACGTCCGCAGCGCCCTCATGCTCATTGGCGACGGCGTCCGGCCGGGCAACGACGGCCGCGGCTACGTGCTGCGCCGCCTCATCCGCCGCGCGGTGCGCTCGATGCGTCTGCTCGGTGTCCGCGACGCCGCGATGCCGACCCTGCTGACTGCCTCCAAGGACGTCATGAAGCTGTCCTACCCCGAGCTGGAGACCGGCTGGGAGCAGATCTGCGAGGTCGCCTACGCCGAGGAGGACGCCTTCCGCCGCACCCTGGCCGCAGGCACGACGATCCTGGACACGGCGGTGGCCGCCGCCAAGGAGAAGGCCAAGGACTCCGGGACCAAGCCGGTGGTGCCTGGCTCGGTCGCCTTCGAGCTGCACGACACCTCCGGCTTCCCCATCGACCTGACCCTGGAGATGGCTGCTGAGCAGGGCGTGGAGGTCGACGAGCTTGCCTTCCGCAACCTCATGGCCGAGCAGAAGGAACGGGCCCGTGCTGACGCCCGCGCCAAGAAGGCGGGTCACGCTGACATCCGTGCCTTCCAGGAGATCGAGAAGGCGATGGGTGGTGGCTCCACCTTCCTGGGCTACACGGAGTCCAGCGCCGAGGCCAGTGTCACCGGCCTCCTGGTCGACGGCGTGCCACAGCCCGCGGTCACGGCACCGGCTGAGGTCGAGGTCGTGCTGGACCGTACCCCCTTCTACGCTGAGATGGGCGGCCAGCTCGCCGACCAGGGCGTCATCCGCCTGGCCGACGGCGGTGTCGTCGAGGTCGTTGACGTCCAGGCCCCGATCCGTGGCCTGTCCGTCCACCGTGGTCGGCTGACCGAGGGCACGATCGCGCTGGGCGAGCGTGCCTACGCCGAGATCGACTCCGCCCGCCGCCTGGCGATCGCCAGGGCGCACACCGCGACCCACATGGTCTACGCGGGCCTGCGCCAGGTGGTCAACGAGCACGCCGACCAGGCGGGTAGCGAGAACTCTCCGTCCCGCCTGCGCTTCGACTTCCGCCACGGCTCTGCGCTGTCGGCCGGCCAGGTGGGTGACATCGAGGCCCTGGTCAACGACACGCTGGCCCAGGACCTGGTCGTGCGCACTGACGTCATGAGCCTGGACGAGGCCCGTCAGGCCGGTGCCATCGCGCTGTTCGGCGAGAAGTACGGCACCGAGGTCCGCGTGGTCACCATCGGTGACGGCTTTGACAAGGAGCTGTGCGGTGGCACGCACGTACCCTCCACCGGCCATATCGGCCGCGTGGCGGTCCTGGGGGAGTCCTCGATCGGCTCGGGTGTGCGACGTATCGACGCCCTGGTGGGTGAGGGCGCCTACGACTTCCAGGCCAGGGAGCACGCCCTGGTCTCCCAGGTCACGGCGCTGGTAGGGGGCCGGGCCGACGAGCTGCCCGAGCGCATCGCCTCGCTGATGACGCGTCTGAAGGACGCTGAGAAGAAGCTTGCTGCTGCTGAGCAGGCAGCCATGGTGGCCAAGGCTGCTGAGGTGGCCGACGGCGCGGCTCGCGTGGGCGGGTACGTGCTGGCCTCGGCGAGCCTGGGCCCGGTCGGCTCGGCTGACGCGCTGCGCAGCCTCGTGCTGGACGTGCGCCAGCGCCTGGGAGACAGCGAGCCTGCCGTCGTCGCCGTGGGCGGTGTCTCGGGTGAGCGCCCGCTCATCATCGTGGCCACCAACGCCGCGGCACGCGAGCAGGGCGCCAAGGCAGGTGACCTGGTGCGTGCCGGCGCCAAGGTGCTGGGCGGCGGTGGCGGTGGCAAGCCTGACGTGGCGCAGGGCGGCGGTCAGGACGCCTCCCGGCTCAGCCAGGCCCTCGACGTGGTCGCCCAGGCCCTGTCCGCCTGA
- the rpsD gene encoding 30S ribosomal protein S4, whose amino-acid sequence MSSSRSRRQVRLSRALGIPLTPKAVRYFEKRPYGPGEHGRARRRTESDYAVRLKEKQRLRAQYGIREAQLQRVFEEARREKGLTGESLVELLEMRLDALVLRSGFARTIAQARQDVVHRHIMVDGKVVDRPSFRVKPGQTIQVRPRSQVMVPFQIAAAGTHRDVLPPVPEYLTVELEKLSATLVRRPKRDEVPVTCDVQMVVEYYSR is encoded by the coding sequence ATGAGCTCCTCCCGCTCCCGCCGCCAGGTGCGTCTGTCCCGCGCCCTCGGCATCCCGCTGACCCCCAAGGCCGTGCGCTACTTCGAGAAGCGCCCCTACGGCCCCGGCGAGCACGGCCGCGCCCGCCGCCGCACTGAGTCCGACTACGCCGTGCGTCTGAAGGAGAAGCAGCGTCTGCGCGCCCAGTACGGTATCCGTGAGGCTCAGCTCCAGCGCGTCTTCGAGGAGGCTCGTCGCGAGAAGGGCCTGACCGGTGAGTCCCTGGTCGAGCTGCTCGAGATGCGCCTGGACGCCCTCGTCCTGCGCTCCGGCTTCGCCCGCACCATCGCCCAGGCCCGTCAGGACGTCGTCCACCGCCACATCATGGTGGACGGCAAGGTCGTGGACCGTCCCTCCTTCCGCGTCAAGCCCGGCCAGACCATCCAGGTCCGCCCGCGCTCCCAGGTCATGGTCCCCTTCCAGATCGCCGCTGCCGGCACGCACCGCGACGTGCTGCCCCCGGTCCCGGAGTACCTGACCGTCGAGCTGGAGAAGCTGTCCGCCACCCTGGTGCGCCGCCCCAAGCGTGACGAGGTCCCCGTGACCTGCGACGTCCAGATGGTCGTTGAGTACTACTCGCGCTGA
- a CDS encoding sulfite exporter TauE/SafE family protein, which translates to MSASRRAPGAGGVLATLATGLVAGFLSGLFGVGGGLVIVPALVALRGMDQRRAAATSLAAIVVTAVVGSASYAARGEVWLAGAALLVAGSLAGAQVGTWLLRRLPERMLPWTLIGFVALVIVSQQLRVPVREAALEMSLARGAGLVLVGAWAGVLSGLVGVGGGSVIVPGTEIVVGVGDLVARGTSLLVMVPTGIVGTWSNARHGLVDLRAGALVGAAAAAAAPLGVRAAAALSPAAGNLAFSLFLLAVVIHTLLHGRRRRQPDPGQR; encoded by the coding sequence GTGAGCGCATCCAGACGCGCGCCAGGCGCGGGAGGGGTCCTGGCGACCCTGGCCACCGGGCTCGTGGCCGGCTTCCTGTCCGGCCTGTTCGGTGTGGGTGGAGGACTGGTGATCGTGCCCGCGCTGGTGGCCCTGCGAGGTATGGACCAGCGCAGGGCAGCGGCGACCTCCCTGGCCGCCATCGTGGTCACTGCCGTGGTGGGGTCCGCCTCCTACGCCGCCAGGGGCGAGGTCTGGCTGGCCGGGGCCGCGCTGCTCGTGGCCGGGTCCCTCGCGGGTGCCCAGGTGGGGACCTGGCTGCTGCGCAGGCTTCCCGAGCGGATGCTGCCGTGGACCCTCATCGGCTTCGTCGCCCTGGTCATCGTCTCCCAGCAGCTGCGGGTCCCGGTGCGTGAGGCAGCCCTGGAGATGAGTCTGGCCCGTGGGGCGGGCCTGGTGCTCGTGGGCGCCTGGGCGGGCGTGCTCTCCGGCCTGGTGGGCGTGGGCGGGGGCAGCGTCATCGTTCCCGGGACGGAGATCGTCGTCGGCGTGGGGGACTTGGTGGCGCGGGGCACCTCGTTGCTGGTCATGGTCCCGACGGGGATCGTGGGAACCTGGTCCAACGCGCGCCACGGCCTGGTCGACCTGCGTGCGGGCGCCCTCGTGGGCGCGGCTGCGGCGGCAGCGGCGCCGCTGGGGGTCAGGGCGGCGGCAGCCTTGAGCCCGGCCGCAGGCAACCTCGCCTTCAGCCTCTTCCTCCTTGCCGTCGTCATCCACACCCTCCTGCACGGCCGACGCCGCCGCCAGCCCGACCCCGGACAGCGCTGA
- a CDS encoding replication-associated recombination protein A: MDLFDSAGRDEVGLPVDPHAPLAVRMRPRTLDEVVGQDHLLAPGSPLRRLVCPPDDGPAAGAGVSSVVLWGPPGTGKTTLAYLVARGSGRRFVELSAVTAGVKDVRAVVEQARRLLASTGEETVLFVDEVHRFSRSQQDALLPSVENRWVTLMAATTENPSFSVVSPLLSRSLLLTLHPLGAQDVAEVVDRALADERGLGGAVGIQDEAREQIVRMAGSDARKSLTVLEAAAGAVLASSRGEEGADGEDGEPPVITLADVEQAADVAAVRYDRQGDQHYDVISAFIKSMRGSDPDATLHYLARMIAAGEDPRYIARRITIHAAEDVGLADPSVLTTAVAAQQAVALIGMPEAQLVLAEAALAVATAPKSNAVTVGIGQALADVSAGKGGAVPPHLRDAHYAGARALGHGEGYLYPHDFPHAVVSQQYLPAELVGTRYYEPTTHGHEKRLAARVEAVRRILGQQ, encoded by the coding sequence GTGGACCTGTTTGACAGCGCTGGGCGGGACGAGGTCGGCCTGCCGGTGGACCCGCACGCCCCGTTGGCCGTGCGGATGCGTCCACGTACCCTGGACGAGGTGGTCGGTCAGGACCACCTGCTGGCCCCCGGATCGCCGCTACGGCGCCTGGTCTGTCCGCCCGACGACGGCCCGGCGGCAGGCGCGGGGGTCTCCTCGGTGGTCCTGTGGGGTCCTCCAGGCACTGGCAAGACCACGTTGGCCTACCTCGTGGCACGCGGCTCAGGACGCAGGTTCGTCGAGCTCAGCGCGGTGACGGCGGGGGTCAAGGACGTGCGCGCCGTCGTCGAGCAGGCCAGGAGGCTGCTGGCCTCCACCGGGGAGGAGACGGTGCTCTTCGTCGACGAGGTCCACCGCTTCTCCCGCTCCCAGCAGGACGCCCTGCTGCCGAGCGTGGAGAACCGGTGGGTCACCCTCATGGCCGCCACGACGGAGAACCCCAGCTTCTCGGTGGTCTCCCCGCTGCTCTCGCGCTCACTGCTACTGACTCTCCACCCTCTCGGCGCCCAGGACGTGGCTGAGGTCGTGGACCGGGCGCTGGCTGACGAGCGTGGGCTCGGCGGCGCCGTCGGCATCCAGGACGAGGCACGTGAGCAGATCGTGCGGATGGCGGGCTCGGACGCACGCAAGTCGCTGACCGTCCTGGAGGCGGCGGCCGGTGCGGTGCTCGCCTCGTCACGCGGCGAGGAGGGCGCGGACGGCGAGGACGGCGAGCCACCGGTCATCACCCTGGCTGACGTCGAGCAGGCCGCGGACGTCGCTGCGGTGCGCTACGACAGGCAGGGCGACCAGCACTACGACGTCATCAGCGCCTTCATCAAGTCCATGCGAGGCTCGGACCCGGACGCGACCCTGCACTACCTGGCTCGCATGATCGCGGCGGGAGAGGACCCGCGCTACATCGCTCGCCGGATCACGATCCACGCGGCGGAGGACGTGGGACTGGCTGACCCCTCGGTGCTGACGACGGCGGTCGCGGCCCAGCAGGCCGTGGCCCTGATCGGCATGCCGGAGGCGCAGCTGGTCCTGGCCGAGGCTGCGCTGGCCGTGGCGACCGCGCCCAAGTCCAACGCCGTGACGGTGGGGATCGGCCAGGCCCTGGCCGACGTGTCAGCGGGCAAGGGGGGAGCGGTGCCACCTCACCTGCGCGACGCCCACTACGCGGGGGCCAGGGCGCTGGGCCACGGGGAGGGCTACCTCTACCCCCACGACTTCCCGCACGCCGTCGTCTCCCAGCAGTACCTGCCCGCCGAGCTGGTCGGAACGCGCTACTACGAGCCCACCACCCACGGGCACGAGAAGCGGCTGGCGGCGCGTGTGGAGGCCGTGCGCCGGATCCTGGGGCAGCAGTGA